In Dama dama isolate Ldn47 chromosome 20, ASM3311817v1, whole genome shotgun sequence, a single window of DNA contains:
- the LOC133040069 gene encoding olfactory receptor 10J5, whose translation MQRKNFTEVAEFIFLGFSIFGNHQITLFVVFLTAHIFTLTGNIIVVTVICIDRHLHSPMYFFLSMLSSSETVYTLVIIPRMLSGLIVYNQPISLGSCATQMFFFVILAANNCFLLTVMGYDHYVAICKPLRYTVLMNKGVCARLVCGSFGTGLAMAVLHVTAMFNLSFCGTAVDHFFCDIYPVMKLSCTDTTINEIINYGVSSFVIIVPVVLVFASYILIISSILKIPSAEGRKKTFATCASRLTVVVVHYGCATIAYLKAKSENAIEKDLLLSVTYTIITPMLNPVVYSLRNKEVKDALRRAVGRNIS comes from the coding sequence ATGCAGAGAAAGAACTTCACAGAAGTGGCAGAATTCatcttcttgggattctccatctttggaaaTCACCAGATAACCCTCTTTGTGGTTTTCCTCACCGCCCACATTTTCACTCTGACTGGGAACATCATCGTCGTGACTGTCATCTGCATTGACCGTCACCTCCACAGCCCAATGTACTTCTTTCTGAGCATGCTCTCTAGCTCAGAGACGGTGTACACACTGGTCATCATCCCACGCATGCTTTCTGGTCTCATTGTTTATAACCAGCCTATCTCTTTGGGAAGCTGTGCAACTCAGATGTTCTTTTTTGTCATCTTGGCTGCTAATAATTGCTTCTTGCTCACAGTAATGGGCTATGACCattatgtggccatctgcaagcccctGAGGTACACAGTCCTCATGAACAAAGGAGTGTGTGCTAGGTTAGTCTGTGGGTCCTTTGGCACTGGTCTTGCTATGGCAGTTCTCCATGTAACGGCCATGTTCAACTTGTCCTTCTGTGGCACCGCGGTGGaccacttcttctgtgacatTTACCCAGTCATGAAACTTTCTTGTACTGATACCACTATCAATGAGATCATCAATTATGGTGTAAGTTCGTTTGTGATTATTGTGCCTGTTGTCCTGGTCTTCGCCTCCTACATCCTCATCATCTCTTCCATCCTTAAGATACCCTCAGCCGAGGGCCGGAAGAAGACCTTTGCCACATGTGCCTCTCGCCTCACTGTGGTCGTTGTCCACTACGGCTGTGCCACCATTGCCTACCTCAAGGCCAAGTCAGAAAATGCAATTGAAAAAGATCTTCTTCTCTCTGTGACCTACACCATCATCACTCCCATGCTGAATCCTGTTGTTTACAGTCTTAGGAACAAGGAGGTCAAGGATGCCCTGCGTAGAGCTGTGGGCAGAAACATTTCTTAA